The DNA sequence CAGAGAATGCCCTCACCTACAAGGATGTTCTGGACCTAAAAAACATTCCTGAAAATCTTAATATAGTGGGTAGTGGAGTAATAGCCTGTGAATTTGCAGGAATATTCTCTTGGTTAGGCAGTAATGTTAATATACTGTGCAGAAGGCAGTTTTTAAGGAATTTAGATGATGAAATTAAAGAATATGTCCTTAAAAATCTTCTTAATGGTGTAAATGTCCATGAAAATGTGAAAGTTAATGAAATCACTCGTGAAAATATCATCACATCCAATGGAAAGATGAGGGGATTGTCTTTCTTGGCAACAGGGATGACCCCTAACACTGAAATAATAAAAGACATGGTTAAGTTAGGATATAAGGGATATATAGAAGTAAATGGGCAAATGCAAACGAGTAATTCTTCTATTTATGCTGCAGGTGATGTGGTAGGCACGGTAAACAACACTCCAGTGGCCCGCATGGAAGGTTTGGTTGCTGCCAGGAATGCATGTGGTATATCTTCAACTATGGATTATAATATCATACCTCAGTCTTTAACACTTTATTATCCGGTGAGTTTTTTAAAAACTGAATCCAAAAAGGCTTCAAATGAATTTGATGTGCGGATTCGTGGTTCGGCGGGTCCAGGATCGTTTTGGAATGTCTTAGATGGTAATACTGGTCTAACCAAACTGTCAACAAACATAGAAAATGGTGAAATCACTGGAGCATACTCAATATCACCGTCTTCCCGAACTAGCATGCCATACTTGGCAAAAATGATTAAAGATGGTTATAAAACCTTTGATTTTGATGATTTTATTGAATCCCATCCTTCAACGGATGCCATCTACAAATTATTGCATTTTTTAGCTAAATATGGTTAAATAGATCTCATAGATGATACAATTTTTTTGATAAAAATAGATCTTTTTTAAGTACTCATCAGATACTATTACGAACACAATGAAAGTATAGATAAATATAAATTAACTTATTTTTTTGGGATTTTTCCCATAATTATTTCTGCTATTTTTGGTGAAGCATCCTTAATCAATTCAGCATAAATTTTACTTTTATCCTTAATTTCATCTTTTATTTCTAAAACATGTTTTATATTATCTTCTAGTTCATCCAAATCACATTCTACTACTGCACCCGGGAATATTCCTTCCATGTTATGGTATCGGCCATATTTAACTCTGAGAAGAGCGATGATGGGTAATTCACATGCCAGAGCTTCATGAATCATCAGCCCATCATCAGAAAGTACAACCAAGTCAGCCAGCCTATAAAGGTCAGGAAGGTTGTCAACATATCCTAAGTTCAATGTTGATTTTAAATAGTCATTGAGTTCCTCTTTAAGTGGTTCACCAACTACAAGGATGTTGGCGTCTAATTTTTGATCGCCTATTTTCCCAGCAGCTTGGGCCATTTTTTCAAATAAGGAGGATCCCGAAGAGAATAATATGGTGGGCCAATCCTTTTTAAAACTTGAGGGCATGGATTTCATGATATTTTCACGACTGCCCCTTACAATATCATGATTTATAGGGAGATAAGAAGAATGAACTTTATTTTTAGATTTTAATTGTGTTTCTTCTACTTCGCCTTGTCGAAACAAAGGTGATTCAGGTAATGCTATAATTTCAGTAATTTTGATGAGGATTTTAGAATCCGTAGGGGTGGCAACCACTCCAATTGAAGGAATATTGGCAAGTCTTGCTGATAAAGCACCAATAATTGCTCCGCCTCCAATTACGCCAACCACAATATCTGGATTTAGTGTACGAATTAGTTTAGCTCCTTCTTTGGCTGCTAAAAGGGATTTTGCACTGGCTTTCAGTAGGGTGTATTTGTTGGCAGCATGTCCTCCAGCTTGAGGGATACTGATCTTATGCCAACTGATTCCTCTTTTCTTAAATAACAATCCTGGAGCTTGGTGATCCAGTGCGAATTCACATTTCATGCCTTTTTTTTCAAGGGCCTTGGCTATATTAAGGGCTATAACTGCGTCCCCTCCCATTCCCCTTCCGGTTACTGTGAGCAATGCTTTCATTTTTAATCCTTAATACTTATCATAATTAGTAAATATCAATTGAACCTTAAAAATTTGGTTGAAAGTCTTGATTGAAGTAGTTAGTATTCCACATGAAATCATAAATTCCAGAAATCGTATCCACAAATTCCTGATACTGGTTCCATATGGCTATTGCAGTTTCGGATAGTGCATTGTTGCCAGAAAGTTTGCAGAATGCTATCATCATCTCTTTTTTATCCCTTACAATTAGTTTTATGAAAGGAACAGGGAAAAACTTTATTTCTATGGGTAAATCTTTTAGTATCTTTTGGGTGAGAACTTCAACATTGTCTATATGGCATGAGGGTGCAGTGAGCATTTTTATACTAACACCTTTATTTATTGGTTTTTCAAGGGCAGTTTTAATCATATCTGGTTCTTCTGGGAACATTAAACCTCCCATTATAAACAAAGATTCTTTTGCACGTGATATGATTTCAATTTCTTTGTTAACAATTTTCTCGGGACCATGTAATAACCAGATAGGTGCAGGGACTTGTGGGATCTGGCTTTCATAAATCAAGTTTAGTTCGGCTTCGGCTTGTTCCATAGTGTCTTTAATGTGGTCTCTGGATTTTTTGAACACTTCATGTGGAGGGATTACAGTAAATTGTAGTGGTTTGCCTCGGCTCATTTCAATGAAACCTTTGCTTTCTAACTTTTTCAAGACTTGATATACTTTAGATCTTGGAACATTAGCAGTTAAACTAATTTCTGCAGCATTAGCTGATATAAGGGATGTTAATGCCACATAACTTTGAGTTTCATAATCTGTGAGGCCCATTAGTCTCAAGGCTTCTATTGATTCTCTGCTGATAGTCATGATTACAATTTCCTATATCTCGTTCATAGTATTTTATCCAATTTTTTCATTTTATACTCTATTGGTGACAAAATATATAAATGTTCTTGTTTGGAGATCATAAGTTAGAATTTGGAGAGGTGAAAAGGTGAATATCAAAAAGGAACACGCGATTTTAGCCAATAAACTCACTAAAAAATTCAAAGATTTCACGGCAGTGGATAATTTCAACTTAAAAGTGGAGAAAGGAGAAATATATGGATTACTTGGACCTAATGGTGCAGGCAAAACCACTGTTATCAAAATGTTGGCTAGTATTATTAATCCGACCTCAGGAAGCGCACATGTAATGGATGAAAAGATTCCTGGTGGTAAAGTGGCTTCAAAGATAGGTTACATGCCTCAGGAAACAGGTGTCTACTTGGGACTTACAGTAGAACAAAATATGAATTTTTACGGCAGAATTTTCAACTTA is a window from the Methanobacterium sp. genome containing:
- a CDS encoding NAD(P)/FAD-dependent oxidoreductase: MKIVIIGGGPAGRSAAMGAAQLEADVTLIEKEHIGGTCLHEGCMVICGFNDVVKFYQDSEKFQKMGIIPQKHSINYTQVANGIKKVIHKIENVLKHETRESGVKIVTGEVSRVTQENVVADGKEHNYDRLIIATGAKPFIPPIPGAENALTYKDVLDLKNIPENLNIVGSGVIACEFAGIFSWLGSNVNILCRRQFLRNLDDEIKEYVLKNLLNGVNVHENVKVNEITRENIITSNGKMRGLSFLATGMTPNTEIIKDMVKLGYKGYIEVNGQMQTSNSSIYAAGDVVGTVNNTPVARMEGLVAARNACGISSTMDYNIIPQSLTLYYPVSFLKTESKKASNEFDVRIRGSAGPGSFWNVLDGNTGLTKLSTNIENGEITGAYSISPSSRTSMPYLAKMIKDGYKTFDFDDFIESHPSTDAIYKLLHFLAKYG
- a CDS encoding glycosyltransferase: MKALLTVTGRGMGGDAVIALNIAKALEKKGMKCEFALDHQAPGLLFKKRGISWHKISIPQAGGHAANKYTLLKASAKSLLAAKEGAKLIRTLNPDIVVGVIGGGAIIGALSARLANIPSIGVVATPTDSKILIKITEIIALPESPLFRQGEVEETQLKSKNKVHSSYLPINHDIVRGSRENIMKSMPSSFKKDWPTILFSSGSSLFEKMAQAAGKIGDQKLDANILVVGEPLKEELNDYLKSTLNLGYVDNLPDLYRLADLVVLSDDGLMIHEALACELPIIALLRVKYGRYHNMEGIFPGAVVECDLDELEDNIKHVLEIKDEIKDKSKIYAELIKDASPKIAEIIMGKIPKK
- a CDS encoding TrmB family transcriptional regulator, which translates into the protein MTISRESIEALRLMGLTDYETQSYVALTSLISANAAEISLTANVPRSKVYQVLKKLESKGFIEMSRGKPLQFTVIPPHEVFKKSRDHIKDTMEQAEAELNLIYESQIPQVPAPIWLLHGPEKIVNKEIEIISRAKESLFIMGGLMFPEEPDMIKTALEKPINKGVSIKMLTAPSCHIDNVEVLTQKILKDLPIEIKFFPVPFIKLIVRDKKEMMIAFCKLSGNNALSETAIAIWNQYQEFVDTISGIYDFMWNTNYFNQDFQPNF